The following proteins are co-located in the Nocardia bhagyanarayanae genome:
- a CDS encoding magnesium chelatase subunit D family protein translates to MSRVETAHSSHSSRVDAEAGFPFSAVVGQERLQLALILCAVHPGIGGVLVRGEKGTAKSTVVRALAHLLPPVVDETGARPARLVELPVGATEDRVVGSLDLERVLRDGEQAFRPGLLAAAHHGVLYVDEVNLLHDHLVDVLLDAAAMGRVHIERDGVSHSHPARFVLVGTMNPEEGELRPQLLDRFGLTVDVAASRDVDVRMAVVRRRLDYEADPAGFAARYAAADREIAERILAARDRLPEVALDDVELRRIAALCASFDVDGMRADLVVARTATAHAAWRGGDAVTEEDVRIAAELALPHRRRRDPFDEPGISEEQLDEAMKEAAAEADRAEEPTPPKEFDSDDSEGDRGPEDPDDGPDAPPEGPGGGPAPREGRTGTPSPGAAKPPRWEVPGVGEGAPGRRSRAQTRHGRVVRSTTETSSGLHLLGTVFAAAPHQRDRGRVDGPLALAAEDLRGAYREGREGNLVVFVVDASGSMAARDRLSAVTGAVVSLLRDAYQRRDKVAVITVRGQDAELVLPPTSSVDIAVRRLAGLRTGGKTPLAAGLLKAREVIQRERVRDPRRRPMLVLLTDGRATGGVDPVPRARAAAGLLAKDAVTAMVVDCERGMVRLGLATELAGALRGGYVRLAELTGSAVADIVRAGSGGGSARAA, encoded by the coding sequence TTGTCCCGTGTAGAAACTGCACACTCGTCCCATTCCTCTCGGGTAGACGCCGAGGCAGGGTTTCCGTTCTCCGCGGTGGTCGGGCAGGAGCGCCTGCAGCTGGCGTTGATCTTGTGCGCGGTGCATCCCGGCATCGGGGGCGTGCTGGTGCGCGGTGAGAAGGGAACCGCGAAGTCGACCGTCGTGCGCGCGCTGGCGCACCTGTTGCCGCCGGTGGTGGACGAGACGGGGGCGCGGCCCGCGCGGCTGGTCGAGCTGCCGGTCGGCGCCACCGAGGACCGCGTGGTCGGATCGCTGGATCTGGAGCGCGTGCTGCGCGACGGCGAGCAGGCGTTCCGGCCCGGTCTGCTGGCGGCCGCGCACCACGGCGTGCTCTACGTCGACGAGGTGAACCTGCTGCACGACCACCTGGTCGACGTGCTGCTCGACGCCGCGGCCATGGGTCGCGTGCACATCGAACGCGACGGCGTCTCGCATTCGCACCCCGCGCGCTTCGTGCTGGTCGGCACCATGAACCCGGAAGAGGGCGAGCTGCGCCCGCAGCTGCTGGACCGGTTCGGGCTCACCGTGGACGTGGCCGCCTCCCGCGATGTCGACGTGCGGATGGCGGTGGTGCGCCGCAGGCTCGACTACGAGGCCGATCCGGCGGGATTCGCGGCCCGCTACGCCGCCGCCGACCGGGAGATCGCCGAGCGCATCCTCGCCGCGCGCGACCGGCTCCCCGAGGTCGCGCTCGACGACGTGGAGCTGCGGCGGATCGCGGCCCTGTGCGCGTCCTTCGACGTCGACGGCATGCGGGCCGACCTCGTGGTGGCGCGCACCGCGACCGCGCACGCGGCCTGGCGCGGCGGCGACGCCGTCACCGAGGAGGACGTGCGGATCGCCGCGGAACTCGCACTGCCGCACCGGCGTCGGCGCGATCCGTTCGACGAGCCGGGCATCAGCGAAGAGCAACTCGACGAAGCCATGAAGGAAGCGGCCGCCGAGGCCGACCGTGCCGAGGAGCCCACGCCGCCAAAGGAATTCGATTCGGACGATTCCGAGGGTGATCGCGGCCCCGAGGATCCGGACGACGGACCCGACGCGCCCCCCGAAGGCCCCGGCGGCGGACCCGCGCCGCGCGAAGGACGCACCGGCACACCGAGTCCCGGCGCGGCCAAGCCGCCGCGCTGGGAGGTTCCCGGCGTCGGCGAGGGTGCGCCGGGCCGCCGGTCCCGCGCGCAGACGAGGCACGGCCGGGTCGTCCGCTCCACCACCGAGACCAGTTCGGGTCTGCATCTACTCGGCACCGTCTTCGCCGCCGCGCCGCACCAGCGCGACCGTGGCCGGGTGGACGGTCCGCTCGCACTCGCCGCCGAGGACCTGCGCGGCGCGTATCGCGAAGGGCGCGAAGGCAATCTGGTCGTCTTCGTGGTCGACGCGTCCGGCTCCATGGCGGCAAGGGACCGGCTCTCCGCCGTCACCGGCGCGGTGGTCAGCCTGCTGCGCGACGCGTACCAGCGCCGTGACAAGGTCGCCGTGATCACCGTGCGCGGGCAGGACGCCGAACTCGTGCTGCCGCCGACGTCCTCGGTCGACATCGCGGTCCGCCGCCTCGCCGGCCTGCGCACCGGCGGCAAGACCCCGCTCGCCGCGGGCCTGCTGAAGGCGCGCGAGGTGATCCAGCGCGAGCGCGTGCGCGACCCGCGCCGCCGCCCGATGCTGGTGCTGCTCACCGACGGACGCGCCACCGGCGGAGTCGATCCGGTGCCGCGGGCCCGCGCCGCCGCCGGGCTGCTCGCCAAGGACGCGGTCACCGCGATGGTGGTGGACTGCGAGCGCGGCATGGTGCGGCTCGGCCTGGCGACCGAGTTGGCGGGCGCGTTGCGCGGCGGTTATGTGCGGCTCGCCGAGTTGACCGGCTCGGCTGTCGCGGACATCGTCCGCGCCGGATCCGGCGGCGGCTCGGCGCGCGCCGCCTGA
- a CDS encoding GNAT family N-acetyltransferase produces the protein MMSTVALKRSWAQDLDTATLYQLLKLRVEVFVVEQKCAYPELDGLDLLPETRHFWLDDEGEVICTLRLLEEHENGVKSFRIGRLCTAVPARGHGYTTRLLQAALAEVGSATVRLNAQTYLVDMYAKHGFQPDGEEFEDDGIMHMPMRRG, from the coding sequence ATGATGTCAACGGTTGCTCTCAAACGGTCATGGGCGCAGGATCTCGACACGGCGACCCTGTATCAGCTGTTGAAACTTCGCGTCGAAGTCTTCGTGGTCGAGCAGAAGTGCGCCTATCCGGAGTTGGACGGACTCGATCTGCTTCCGGAAACGCGGCACTTCTGGCTCGACGACGAAGGTGAGGTCATCTGCACCCTGCGTCTGCTGGAGGAGCACGAGAACGGCGTCAAGTCGTTCCGTATCGGCCGCCTCTGTACCGCCGTCCCGGCCCGTGGCCACGGCTACACCACCCGCCTGTTGCAGGCCGCGCTCGCCGAGGTCGGCTCGGCCACCGTGCGGCTGAACGCGCAGACCTACCTCGTCGACATGTACGCCAAGCACGGCTTCCAGCCGGACGGCGAGGAGTTCGAGGACGACGGCATCATGCACATGCCGATGCGGCGCGGGTAG
- a CDS encoding cobalamin biosynthesis protein, producing MPPAELHRPVAVGVGMRPGTAAAAILGAVRHAVGDEFPACLATIDRRGDEPGLRAAAAELGVPVRTYTAAELDAVAVPNPAARTKAAVGAAGVAEAAAVLAAAGGPLVRTKEVHGDVTVAVARLSD from the coding sequence ATGCCTCCCGCTGAGCTCCATCGCCCGGTCGCGGTCGGCGTCGGTATGCGGCCAGGGACCGCGGCCGCCGCCATCCTCGGGGCGGTGCGGCACGCGGTCGGCGACGAGTTCCCGGCCTGCCTCGCCACCATCGACCGGCGCGGCGACGAGCCAGGCCTGCGCGCGGCGGCGGCGGAACTCGGTGTTCCGGTGCGCACCTACACCGCTGCGGAGTTGGACGCGGTCGCAGTGCCCAACCCGGCCGCCCGCACCAAGGCGGCGGTCGGCGCGGCCGGTGTCGCGGAGGCCGCCGCCGTCCTCGCTGCGGCCGGGGGGCCACTGGTGCGTACCAAAGAGGTGCACGGCGACGTCACGGTCGCGGTGGCGCGTCTCAGCGACTGA
- a CDS encoding alpha/beta hydrolase, which yields MTNETSLDVSEITEQTGSKWRPDVLGAGYEQRSIPLGPDPDGEGDISATLVRYLPDSGAAATECAVIYVHGFTDYFFQQHLAEHFAARGHRFYALDLRKCGRSLRDGQSPHYVTDLAFYDEELNEALRIVKEEAGEQVLLVAHSTGGLIVPLWLDRLNRTAGVAASGIVGLVLNSPWFDLQGPSYYRTIGTPIIGALGRFRAMLEMPGGSISTYGDSLHKSASGEWDYNLDWKPLAGAPVRFGWLRAIRRGHFRLHQGLNIGVPALILRSRLTKFMRKYGPAADVADTVLDVKQIQRWSGCLGDRTNIVPIENARHDVFLSSAEPRAKAFEEMDSWLDWLAVYRRKAESPEAGA from the coding sequence GTGACGAACGAAACCTCGCTAGACGTGTCCGAGATCACGGAGCAGACGGGGAGCAAGTGGCGGCCGGATGTCTTGGGAGCGGGGTACGAGCAGCGGTCGATCCCGCTGGGCCCGGACCCGGACGGTGAGGGCGACATCTCGGCAACCCTCGTGCGCTATCTCCCGGATTCCGGCGCGGCCGCCACCGAGTGCGCCGTGATCTACGTGCACGGCTTCACCGACTACTTCTTCCAGCAGCACCTCGCCGAGCATTTCGCCGCGCGCGGTCACCGCTTCTACGCGCTCGACCTGCGCAAGTGCGGCCGTTCGCTGCGCGACGGGCAGAGCCCGCACTACGTCACCGATCTCGCCTTCTACGACGAGGAGCTGAACGAGGCGCTGCGCATCGTCAAGGAGGAGGCCGGCGAGCAGGTGCTGCTGGTCGCGCACTCCACCGGTGGCCTGATCGTGCCGCTGTGGCTGGACCGGCTCAACCGGACCGCGGGCGTCGCCGCCTCGGGCATCGTCGGGCTGGTGCTGAACAGCCCCTGGTTCGACCTACAGGGCCCGTCGTACTACCGGACCATCGGCACGCCGATCATCGGCGCCCTCGGCCGGTTCCGCGCGATGCTGGAGATGCCGGGCGGCTCGATCAGCACCTACGGCGACAGCCTGCACAAGAGCGCCTCTGGCGAGTGGGACTACAACCTGGACTGGAAGCCGCTGGCCGGTGCGCCGGTGCGCTTCGGCTGGCTGCGCGCGATCCGCCGCGGCCACTTCCGGCTGCACCAGGGCCTGAACATCGGGGTCCCGGCACTCATCCTGCGCTCCCGGTTGACCAAGTTCATGCGCAAGTACGGCCCGGCCGCCGACGTGGCCGACACCGTGCTCGACGTGAAGCAGATTCAGCGCTGGTCCGGCTGCCTCGGCGATCGCACCAACATCGTGCCGATCGAGAACGCCCGCCACGACGTGTTCCTCTCCTCGGCCGAGCCGCGCGCCAAGGCGTTCGAGGAGATGGACAGCTGGCTGGACTGGCTGGCGGTGTACCGGCGCAAGGCCGAGTCACCAGAGGCTGGTGCGTAG
- a CDS encoding cobyrinate a,c-diamide synthase: protein MGTVPAVVVAAPASGSGKTTLATGLIGALRRAGHRVAPFKVGPDYIDPGYHGLAAGRPGRNLDPVLVGADRVAPLYHHGAAGCDLAVIEGVMGLFDGRIDEHETGPVAEGSTAQVAGLLGAPVVLVVDARGHSQSLAALLHGFATFDSGVRLGGVILNRVGSERHDQVLRAACARVGLPVLGSLPRMDALEVPSRHLGLIPAVEHGAAASAAVEAMTDLVAAHVDLAAVAALARPTSGGSAWDPVSAVREASESDSVPGAGVYTTGAPRRAAGSSALGGPGRPIEGGATTGPGRAGGGDPTSRWPSAAHGEGAANDHGAGTARAVGVGPAATSGWVSAEPVGYGEHVDGAVAKEPPATPTSAGPVSDTIGRDSVGETGRCGDGPVIAMAGGPAFTFGYAEHRELLVAAGARVVVFDPLRDELPSGTAGLVLPGGFPEEHAADLAANTPLLAAVRAHARAGLPIHAECAGLLYLTRSLDGHAMAGVVDADAEFGPRLTLGYRDAVALADSALWRAGERVRGHEFHRTRLVTAGPDAPAWGWRDGSGARVREGALVGRVHASYLHTHPAGNPAATARFVAAADDYARTDVAR, encoded by the coding sequence ATGGGCACGGTGCCCGCGGTTGTCGTCGCCGCTCCCGCTTCCGGAAGCGGAAAGACCACTCTCGCAACGGGTTTGATCGGCGCGCTGCGGCGAGCGGGGCACCGGGTCGCGCCGTTCAAGGTCGGACCGGACTACATCGATCCCGGGTACCACGGGCTCGCGGCGGGACGCCCCGGACGCAATCTCGACCCGGTGCTCGTCGGCGCCGACCGGGTGGCGCCGCTGTACCACCACGGCGCCGCGGGCTGCGATCTCGCGGTGATCGAGGGCGTGATGGGTCTGTTCGACGGACGCATCGACGAGCACGAAACCGGACCTGTCGCAGAGGGATCGACCGCCCAGGTCGCCGGTCTGCTCGGCGCGCCCGTGGTGCTGGTGGTGGACGCGCGCGGGCACAGCCAGAGCCTGGCCGCCCTGTTGCACGGATTCGCCACCTTCGACAGCGGTGTGCGGCTCGGGGGCGTGATTCTGAACCGCGTCGGCAGTGAACGCCACGACCAGGTGCTGCGCGCCGCCTGCGCGCGGGTCGGGTTGCCGGTGCTCGGGTCGCTGCCGCGCATGGACGCGCTCGAGGTGCCGTCCCGGCATCTCGGGTTGATTCCGGCCGTCGAGCACGGTGCGGCGGCGTCGGCGGCGGTGGAGGCGATGACCGATCTCGTTGCCGCCCATGTGGATTTGGCGGCGGTGGCGGCGCTGGCGCGGCCGACTTCGGGCGGGTCCGCGTGGGATCCGGTGTCGGCCGTTCGCGAGGCGAGCGAGAGCGATTCGGTGCCAGGCGCCGGTGTGTACACGACCGGCGCGCCACGGCGAGCTGCCGGATCCTCGGCGCTCGGTGGACCAGGCAGGCCGATCGAAGGCGGTGCCACGACCGGTCCTGGCCGCGCGGGCGGCGGCGATCCGACTTCGCGGTGGCCGAGCGCGGCGCACGGTGAGGGGGCCGCCAACGACCATGGTGCCGGCACCGCACGCGCGGTCGGTGTCGGTCCGGCCGCTACCTCGGGGTGGGTCTCCGCTGAGCCGGTGGGTTACGGCGAGCACGTCGATGGCGCGGTCGCGAAGGAACCCCCTGCCACGCCGACATCGGCTGGGCCGGTCTCGGACACCATCGGCCGTGACAGCGTGGGTGAAACCGGACGATGTGGCGACGGTCCCGTGATCGCCATGGCGGGTGGGCCCGCGTTCACCTTCGGCTACGCCGAGCATCGCGAACTGCTGGTCGCGGCCGGGGCGCGGGTGGTTGTCTTCGATCCGTTGCGTGACGAACTTCCCTCGGGGACAGCGGGTCTCGTGCTGCCCGGTGGATTCCCCGAAGAACATGCCGCCGACCTCGCTGCGAACACACCTCTGCTCGCCGCGGTCCGCGCACACGCTCGCGCGGGGCTGCCGATCCACGCCGAATGCGCTGGCCTGCTGTACCTCACCCGATCCCTCGACGGCCACGCCATGGCGGGCGTCGTCGACGCCGACGCCGAATTCGGCCCGCGTCTGACCCTGGGTTACCGCGACGCCGTCGCGCTGGCCGATTCCGCGCTCTGGCGCGCGGGGGAGCGGGTGCGCGGGCACGAATTCCACCGCACCCGACTGGTCACCGCAGGGCCGGACGCTCCCGCCTGGGGCTGGCGCGACGGCTCGGGGGCTCGCGTCCGGGAGGGCGCGCTGGTCGGGCGCGTGCACGCCTCCTACCTGCACACCCACCCTGCCGGGAATCCCGCGGCGACAGCCCGGTTCGTCGCCGCCGCCGACGACTACGCTCGCACCGATGTCGCTCGCTGA
- the cobO gene encoding cob(I)yrinic acid a,c-diamide adenosyltransferase has product MPKGVPETVPDDGLTTRQRRNQPVLAVHTGPGKGKSTAAFGMALRAWNQGFDVAVFQFVKSAKWKVGEEAAFRTLGRLHEETGAGGAVEWHKMGEGWSWTRKHGTEEDHASAALAGWREIARRLAAEQHRFYVLDEFTYPLKWGWVDVDEVVRTLVDRPGNQHVVITGRDAPQALMDAADLVTEMTKIKHPMDAGRKGQRGIEW; this is encoded by the coding sequence ATGCCCAAGGGTGTGCCGGAGACGGTTCCGGACGATGGACTGACCACGCGGCAGCGGCGCAACCAGCCGGTGCTCGCGGTGCACACGGGTCCCGGCAAGGGGAAGTCGACCGCGGCGTTCGGGATGGCGCTGCGGGCCTGGAACCAGGGATTCGACGTCGCCGTCTTCCAGTTCGTGAAGAGCGCGAAGTGGAAGGTCGGCGAGGAGGCGGCGTTCCGCACCCTCGGGCGGCTGCACGAGGAGACCGGCGCGGGTGGCGCCGTCGAGTGGCACAAGATGGGTGAGGGCTGGTCGTGGACCCGCAAGCACGGCACCGAGGAGGACCACGCGTCCGCCGCGCTGGCGGGCTGGCGGGAGATCGCACGCAGGCTGGCCGCCGAGCAGCACCGTTTCTACGTGCTCGACGAGTTCACCTACCCCCTCAAATGGGGCTGGGTCGACGTGGACGAGGTGGTCCGGACGCTGGTCGACAGGCCGGGGAACCAGCACGTCGTCATCACGGGCCGCGACGCGCCGCAGGCGTTGATGGACGCGGCCGATCTCGTGACCGAGATGACCAAGATCAAGCACCCGATGGACGCGGGACGCAAGGGGCAGCGGGGGATCGAATGGTGA
- a CDS encoding alpha/beta hydrolase: MESRRITVGDRAWTVRVDGPETRHTVLLLPDAGDPLDVYDQVAARLHTSDLRTLVVESVEGLDPAAVHAILDQLNVPYAHVAGRGAGATVAWQTCSGPFGRFISLVVADRGHPAAAGADGVVVDPGCRPLELPVTVLVTKRLPRTVADASGRFVYGEFRVVQVDVDNVATEADHELATEIVLRTSLW, translated from the coding sequence ATGGAGTCTCGGCGGATCACGGTCGGTGACCGGGCCTGGACCGTGCGGGTCGACGGCCCGGAAACACGGCACACGGTATTGCTCTTGCCCGATGCGGGCGATCCGTTGGACGTGTACGACCAGGTCGCCGCGCGGCTGCACACTTCCGACCTGCGCACCCTCGTCGTCGAGTCCGTCGAAGGGCTCGATCCCGCGGCGGTGCACGCCATTCTCGACCAGCTGAACGTCCCCTACGCGCATGTCGCCGGGCGCGGCGCGGGCGCGACGGTGGCCTGGCAGACCTGTTCGGGCCCGTTCGGACGTTTCATCAGCCTGGTGGTGGCCGATCGCGGCCATCCCGCGGCCGCCGGAGCCGACGGTGTCGTCGTCGACCCCGGCTGCCGCCCGCTGGAGCTTCCGGTGACCGTGCTCGTCACCAAGCGGTTGCCGCGCACGGTCGCCGATGCCTCGGGGCGCTTCGTCTACGGCGAGTTCCGCGTGGTGCAGGTCGACGTAGACAACGTGGCCACCGAGGCCGACCACGAACTGGCCACCGAGATCGTGCTACGCACCAGCCTCTGGTGA
- the mqo gene encoding malate dehydrogenase (quinone), whose product MTEKTDVVLIGAGIMSATLGALLRQLQPEWSISLFERLDAAAAESSDPWNNAGTGHSALCELNYSPQNADGSVDVTKAIDINERFQVSRQFWAYAVENGVLGDPSRFINPIPHVSFVHGAADVQYLRKRYEALAPHPLFEGMEYIDSPDEFSRRLPLMAKGRDFSDPIALNWTDGGTDIDFGSLTKELLAYLGATGANLAFGHEVLDLSKQSDGSWKVRVRNLRTRRTRTVEAKFVFVGAGGGALPLLQKSGIKEIKGFAGFPVSGQFLRCTNPALIDKHEAKVYGKAAVGAPPMSVPHLDTRVINGKPGLLFGPYAGWTPKFLKDGSNTDLFKSIRPGNLAPMLGVGLTEMSLVKYLVSELLKSQSGKVYTMEEFIPRADGRDWELITAGQRVQIIRRKGIGGVLELGTAVIAAQDGSIAGLLGASPGASTCVTAMLDVLQRCFPREYADWTPRLRQMIPSLGVKLSEDKALFHEVWDWTNKALNLTNANTPKHAGVALTP is encoded by the coding sequence ATGACTGAAAAGACCGATGTAGTTCTCATCGGTGCCGGGATCATGAGTGCCACTCTCGGCGCGCTGCTTCGTCAGCTGCAGCCGGAGTGGTCGATTTCGTTGTTCGAGCGGTTGGACGCCGCGGCGGCGGAGAGCAGCGATCCGTGGAACAACGCGGGCACCGGACACTCGGCGCTGTGCGAGCTGAACTACAGCCCGCAGAACGCCGACGGCTCGGTCGACGTGACCAAGGCCATCGACATCAACGAGCGCTTCCAGGTCTCGCGCCAGTTCTGGGCCTACGCGGTGGAGAACGGGGTGCTCGGCGACCCGTCCCGCTTCATCAACCCGATCCCGCACGTCAGTTTCGTGCACGGCGCCGCCGACGTGCAGTACCTGCGCAAGCGCTACGAGGCGCTGGCTCCGCACCCGCTGTTCGAGGGCATGGAGTACATCGACAGCCCCGACGAGTTCTCGCGGAGGCTCCCGCTGATGGCCAAGGGCCGCGACTTCTCCGATCCGATCGCGCTGAACTGGACCGACGGCGGCACCGACATCGACTTCGGTTCGCTCACCAAGGAGCTGCTCGCCTACCTCGGCGCGACCGGCGCGAACCTGGCCTTCGGCCACGAGGTGCTCGACCTGAGCAAGCAGTCCGACGGCAGCTGGAAGGTCCGGGTCCGCAACCTGCGCACCCGCCGGACCCGCACTGTCGAGGCCAAGTTCGTCTTCGTCGGCGCGGGCGGCGGCGCGCTGCCGCTGCTGCAGAAGTCCGGCATCAAGGAGATCAAGGGCTTCGCGGGCTTCCCGGTCAGCGGACAGTTCCTGCGCTGCACCAACCCGGCCCTGATCGACAAGCACGAGGCCAAGGTGTACGGCAAGGCCGCGGTCGGCGCCCCGCCGATGTCCGTGCCGCACTTGGACACTCGCGTCATCAACGGCAAGCCGGGCCTGCTGTTCGGTCCGTACGCGGGCTGGACCCCGAAGTTCCTCAAGGACGGCAGCAACACCGACCTGTTCAAGTCCATCCGCCCCGGTAACCTCGCGCCCATGCTCGGCGTCGGCCTGACCGAGATGTCGCTGGTCAAGTACCTGGTCTCGGAGCTGCTCAAGTCGCAGTCCGGCAAGGTCTACACCATGGAGGAGTTCATCCCGCGCGCCGACGGCCGCGACTGGGAACTCATCACCGCGGGTCAGCGCGTGCAGATCATCCGCCGCAAGGGCATCGGCGGCGTGCTCGAGCTCGGCACCGCCGTCATCGCCGCCCAGGACGGCTCCATCGCGGGCCTGCTCGGCGCCTCGCCGGGCGCGTCCACCTGCGTCACCGCCATGCTCGACGTCCTGCAGCGCTGCTTCCCGCGCGAGTACGCCGACTGGACCCCGCGCTTGCGCCAGATGATCCCGTCGCTCGGCGTGAAGCTCTCGGAGGACAAGGCCCTGTTCCACGAGGTGTGGGACTGGACCAACAAGGCGCTGAACCTCACCAACGCGAACACGCCGAAGCATGCAGGGGTCGCGCTGACGCCGTAG
- a CDS encoding phosphotransferase family protein — protein MADEPDPTERRQLTISERDLQGLADDLSRWLASKVAADERPRVHELTLPQGSGMSSASVLFDAEWSVRGQVEGGSFVARLAPSDADFPVFETYDLAKQYHVMEGVAAATDVPVPPLCWLETDESALGTPFFVMRRIDGRVPADNPPYVFYGWLFDADPAERALLTDNTLAVLAEIHAIPDPAARFPMLDGPGQALRRHVDWHRAWYRWALADDGYPIPLIERAFDWLDAHWPADPGPDVLSWGDSRPGNIIYDGFEPVAVLDWEMAGLGPRELDIAWIIFIHRFFQDLATRFGQPGLPDFLRRSEVVAKYEELTGYTVRDLDFYLVYAALRHGIVMARVKRRMIHFGEDTDTPDRDDYVMHRASLEALLDGTYDWT, from the coding sequence ATGGCCGACGAGCCCGATCCCACCGAGCGGCGCCAGCTCACGATCAGCGAACGCGATCTCCAGGGCCTCGCCGACGACCTGTCGCGCTGGCTGGCGAGCAAGGTCGCGGCCGACGAGCGGCCGCGTGTGCACGAGCTGACGCTGCCGCAGGGTTCCGGGATGTCGAGCGCCTCCGTGCTCTTCGACGCGGAGTGGAGCGTGCGCGGTCAGGTCGAAGGCGGCTCGTTCGTCGCCCGGCTGGCCCCGAGCGACGCCGACTTCCCGGTCTTCGAAACCTACGATCTGGCAAAGCAATACCACGTGATGGAGGGTGTCGCGGCCGCGACGGACGTGCCGGTGCCGCCGCTGTGCTGGCTGGAGACCGACGAGAGTGCGCTCGGCACACCATTTTTCGTGATGCGCCGGATCGACGGTCGGGTTCCGGCCGACAACCCGCCCTACGTGTTCTACGGCTGGCTGTTCGACGCCGATCCCGCCGAACGCGCGCTGCTGACCGACAACACCCTCGCCGTGCTGGCCGAGATCCACGCCATCCCCGACCCCGCCGCCAGGTTCCCCATGCTCGACGGGCCGGGCCAGGCGTTGCGCAGGCACGTGGACTGGCATCGCGCCTGGTACCGCTGGGCGCTGGCCGACGACGGATATCCGATCCCGTTGATCGAGCGCGCCTTCGACTGGCTGGACGCGCACTGGCCCGCCGACCCCGGCCCGGACGTGTTGTCCTGGGGCGACTCCCGCCCCGGCAACATCATCTACGACGGGTTCGAGCCGGTCGCCGTATTGGATTGGGAGATGGCCGGTTTGGGTCCGCGCGAGCTGGACATCGCCTGGATCATCTTCATCCACCGGTTCTTCCAGGATCTCGCCACCCGCTTCGGGCAACCGGGTCTGCCGGACTTCCTGCGCCGCTCCGAAGTGGTGGCGAAATACGAAGAGCTGACCGGTTATACGGTGCGGGACCTGGATTTCTACCTCGTCTACGCCGCGCTGCGGCACGGGATCGTGATGGCCAGGGTCAAGCGCAGGATGATCCACTTCGGCGAGGACACCGACACTCCCGACCGGGACGACTACGTGATGCACCGGGCAAGCCTGGAGGCGTTGCTCGACGGAACCTACGACTGGACATGA